From a region of the Argiope bruennichi chromosome 8, qqArgBrue1.1, whole genome shotgun sequence genome:
- the LOC129981555 gene encoding PH and SEC7 domain-containing protein-like isoform X2: protein MAASSELEALRSYVKENSSSNGHIDTQHKSDKFESNGDVRENGENIPPSPTHHIKPHTRQSDKPKFETFMMTGELIIKTKSSNTGFISPKNNFKQHEDNKPTSVSSVNSNFNKGENDVKSRGKATKREASDSHSPVAEKKGSLSYGGNFVRTSRSEDYLQKNTVSAVNIEVEEEIATSLNNLLDTNRDNLSSDRTGRSSSSPISESETNSQTSPTELSDSSESYLRNTVNDIRTGQFIHIPNSSNFEQSSDEKLVSDHTNNMITTSNRQRYAPRTIQPKQDGVTNIMIDENKIYVKVLPDQTPSDENTISSSINNKLQCNASGESPKNLKNAENDVKHDEYSGGSEEVKRCYSPEDESDVESLSSFHYSPKAVDMPSASRLAKRLFNLEGFKKSDVSRHLCKNRVVAEEYLKFFDFNGETLDVALRKFLKQFCLIGETQERERVLVHFSKRYLDCNEGAFKSQDAVHTLTCALMLLNTDLHGDNVGRRMTCAEFIENLSELNEGENFSKEVLKALYHSIKTTPLEWAVDDEEEAPPEEHPPNQPEQRQSFIGHNPFLEVPNPNFATEYKKGYVMRKCCIDPNGKKTPIGKRGWKMFYADLRDLVLYLHKDENGFRKNQLYDSLHNSIRIHHALATRATDYTKKQHVFRLQTADQAVYLFQTRYSKDAKQDDSKELQSWIDTINYVAACFSAPSLAPAVGAQKKFQRPLLPVAPTKLNFREQLLELESRVLKLEKELEEHLSHPPDKSAKSRVVNEYVEKENYLQYELKRYRTYSYLLRSKAAQFSDLEAPLVESSIGEVDELLEKNDQTHAPPSESSNPVKRSLSDRFSYRAAIYKTGPTDDGA from the exons ATGGCGGCATCGAGTGAACTGGAAGCACTAAGATCATATGTGAAAGAAAACTCCTCAAGTAACGGTCACATCGATACACAACACAAATCCGATAAATTCGAATCCAATGGTGATGTCCGAGAAAATGGCGAAAACATACCTCCATCCCCAACGCACCACATTAAGCCCCACACAAGGCAGTCCGATAAACCAAAGTTTGAGACATTTATGATGACTGGAGAGCTTATCATAAAAACCAAAAGCAGCAACACTGGTTTCATTTcacccaaaaataatttcaagcagCACGAAGATAATAAACCAACTTCTGTTTCTTCGgttaattccaattttaataaag GTGAGAATGACGTGAAGAGTCGTGGAAAGGCCACAAAGCGAGAAGCATCCGATTCTCACAGTCCAGTAGCAGAAAAGAAAGGCAGCTTGAGCTATGGTGGAAACTTTGTAAGGACTTCCCGTAGTGAAGATTACCTCCAGAAAAATACTGTTTCAGCTGTGAATATCGAAGTTGAAGAAGAGATAGCCACTTCCCTTAATAACTTATTAGACACTAACAGAGACAATCTTTCATCCGATCGTACTGGGAGGTCAAGCAGCTCTCCAATTAGTGAATCTGAGACAAATTCTCAGACTAGTCCGACGGAACTCAGTGACTCCTCTGAAAGCTATTTAAGAAACACTGTGAACGATATTAGGACTGGACAGTTCATACACATTCCTAACTCTAGCAACTTTGAACAAAGCTCAGATGAAAAACTAGTCAGTGATCATACAAATAACATGATTACAACGTCTAACAGACAAAGGTACGCGCCGCGTACCATCCAACCCAAACAAGATGGTGTCACTAACATTatgattgatgaaaataaaatttatgttaaagttTTACCTGACCAAACGCCTTCTGATGAAAATACCATATCctcttctattaataataaactacAGTGCAATGCTAGTGGTGAATCGCCAAAGAACTTGAAGAATGCTGAAAATGACGTGAAACACGATGAATATTCAGGTGGTAGTGAGGAAGTTAAAAGGTGTTATTCTCCTGAGGATGAATCGGATGTTGAAAGTTTAAGTAGTTTTCACTATAGTCCAAAAGCTGTGGACATGCCATCAGCAAGCAGGCTTGCTAAAAGACTTTTTaacttagaaggttttaaaaaatcagatgtGTCGAGACATTTATGTAAAAA CAGAGTGGTAGctgaagaatatttgaaattctttgattTCAATGGAGAAACTTTGGATGTggctttaagaaaatttttaaaacaattctgcCTTATTGGAGAGACACAAGAACGGGAGCGAGTTCTTGTTCATTTTTCTAAGAGATATCTGGACTGCAACGAGGGAGCTTTTAAGTCACAAG ATGCTGTGCATACCCTTACTTGTGCCCTAATGCTCCTAAATACCGATTTACATGGAGAC aATGTTGGTCGCCGGATGACAtgtgctgaatttattgagaatttGTCAGAACTAAATGAAGGTGAAAACTTctcgaaagaagttttaaaagCCTTGTATCACTCCATCAAAACAACTCCATTAGAATGGGCTGT ggATGATGAGGAAGAGGCACCCCCTGAAGAGCACCCACCTAATCAGCCAGAACAAAGACAAAGTTTTATTGGTCATAATCCTTTCCTagag gtgCCAAATCCTAACTTTGCTACTGAATATAAAAAGGGATATGTGATGAGAAAATGTTGTATCGATCCTAATGGGAAGAAAA cTCCTATTGGAAAACGAGGATGGAAAATGTTTTATGCTGATTTACGAGATCTCGTGCTTTATTTGCACAAA GATGAGAATGGCTTTAGGAAAAATCAGTTGTATGATAGCCTTCATAATTCCATTCGAATCCATCATGCATTGGCAACGAGAGCCACTGACTATACAAAGAAACAACATGTGTTCCGCCTCCAGACTGCAGACCAAGCTGTATATCTTTTCCAAACAAGGTACTCAAAGGATGCTAAACAAGA TGATTCAAAGGAACTGCAGAGTTGGATTGACACTATAAACTATGTGGCTGCTTGTTTCTCTGCTCCATCATTAGCTCCTGCAGTAGGAGCACAAAAGAAATTCCAGAGACCTCTTTTACCTGTAGCtccaacaaaattaaatttt cGAGAGCAGCTGCTTGAATTAGAAAGTAGGGTTCTGAAACTAGAAAAAGAACTTGAAGAACATTTATCGCATCCTCCTGACAAAAGTGCCAAATCTCGAGTTGTGAATGAAtatgttgaaaaagaaaattatttacaatatgaa ttaaaacgaTATAGGACATATTCCTATCTTCTACGCTCAAAGGCTGCACAATTCTCTGATCTGGAAGCACCTTTAGTTGAGTCCTCAATCGGAGAAGTGGacgaattattagaaaaaaatgaccagACCCATGCACCTCCTTCAGAAAGTTCCAACCCTGTTAAGCGCAGCTTGTCTGATCGCTTCAGTTACAGAGCCGCCATTTACAAAACAGGTCCAACTGATGATGGTGCATAA
- the LOC129981555 gene encoding PH and SEC7 domain-containing protein-like isoform X4 — MAASSELEALRSYVKENSSSNGHIDTQHKSDKFESNGDVRENGENIPPSPTHHIKPHTRQSDKPKFETFMMTGELIIKTKSSNTGFISPKNNFKQHEDNKPTSVSSVNSNFNKGENDVKSRGKATKREASDSHSPVAEKKGSLSYGGNFVRTSRSEDYLQKNTVSAVNIEVEEEIATSLNNLLDTNRDNLSSDRTGRSSSSPISESETNSQTSPTELSDSSESYLRNTVNDIRTGQFIHIPNSSNFEQSSDEKLVSDHTNNMITTSNRQRYAPRTIQPKQDGVTNIMIDENKIYVKVLPDQTPSDENTISSSINNKLQCNASGESPKNLKNAENDVKHDEYSGGSEEVKRCYSPEDESDVESLSSFHYSPKAVDMPSASRLAKRLFNLEGFKKSDVSRHLCKNNDFSRVVAEEYLKFFDFNGETLDVALRKFLKQFCLIGETQERERVLVHFSKRYLDCNEGAFKSQDAVHTLTCALMLLNTDLHGDNVGRRMTCAEFIENLSELNEGENFSKEVLKALYHSIKTTPLEWAVDDEEEAPPEEHPPNQPEQRQSFIGHNPFLEVPNPNFATEYKKGYVMRKCCIDPNGKKTPIGKRGWKMFYADLRDLVLYLHKDENGFRKNQLYDSLHNSIRIHHALATRATDYTKKQHVFRLQTADQAVYLFQTSDSKELQSWIDTINYVAACFSAPSLAPAVGAQKKFQRPLLPVAPTKLNFREQLLELESRVLKLEKELEEHLSHPPDKSAKSRVVNEYVEKENYLQYELKRYRTYSYLLRSKAAQFSDLEAPLVESSIGEVDELLEKNDQTHAPPSESSNPVKRSLSDRFSYRAAIYKTGPTDDGA; from the exons ATGGCGGCATCGAGTGAACTGGAAGCACTAAGATCATATGTGAAAGAAAACTCCTCAAGTAACGGTCACATCGATACACAACACAAATCCGATAAATTCGAATCCAATGGTGATGTCCGAGAAAATGGCGAAAACATACCTCCATCCCCAACGCACCACATTAAGCCCCACACAAGGCAGTCCGATAAACCAAAGTTTGAGACATTTATGATGACTGGAGAGCTTATCATAAAAACCAAAAGCAGCAACACTGGTTTCATTTcacccaaaaataatttcaagcagCACGAAGATAATAAACCAACTTCTGTTTCTTCGgttaattccaattttaataaag GTGAGAATGACGTGAAGAGTCGTGGAAAGGCCACAAAGCGAGAAGCATCCGATTCTCACAGTCCAGTAGCAGAAAAGAAAGGCAGCTTGAGCTATGGTGGAAACTTTGTAAGGACTTCCCGTAGTGAAGATTACCTCCAGAAAAATACTGTTTCAGCTGTGAATATCGAAGTTGAAGAAGAGATAGCCACTTCCCTTAATAACTTATTAGACACTAACAGAGACAATCTTTCATCCGATCGTACTGGGAGGTCAAGCAGCTCTCCAATTAGTGAATCTGAGACAAATTCTCAGACTAGTCCGACGGAACTCAGTGACTCCTCTGAAAGCTATTTAAGAAACACTGTGAACGATATTAGGACTGGACAGTTCATACACATTCCTAACTCTAGCAACTTTGAACAAAGCTCAGATGAAAAACTAGTCAGTGATCATACAAATAACATGATTACAACGTCTAACAGACAAAGGTACGCGCCGCGTACCATCCAACCCAAACAAGATGGTGTCACTAACATTatgattgatgaaaataaaatttatgttaaagttTTACCTGACCAAACGCCTTCTGATGAAAATACCATATCctcttctattaataataaactacAGTGCAATGCTAGTGGTGAATCGCCAAAGAACTTGAAGAATGCTGAAAATGACGTGAAACACGATGAATATTCAGGTGGTAGTGAGGAAGTTAAAAGGTGTTATTCTCCTGAGGATGAATCGGATGTTGAAAGTTTAAGTAGTTTTCACTATAGTCCAAAAGCTGTGGACATGCCATCAGCAAGCAGGCTTGCTAAAAGACTTTTTaacttagaaggttttaaaaaatcagatgtGTCGAGACATTTATGTAAAAA TAATGATTTTAGCAGAGTGGTAGctgaagaatatttgaaattctttgattTCAATGGAGAAACTTTGGATGTggctttaagaaaatttttaaaacaattctgcCTTATTGGAGAGACACAAGAACGGGAGCGAGTTCTTGTTCATTTTTCTAAGAGATATCTGGACTGCAACGAGGGAGCTTTTAAGTCACAAG ATGCTGTGCATACCCTTACTTGTGCCCTAATGCTCCTAAATACCGATTTACATGGAGAC aATGTTGGTCGCCGGATGACAtgtgctgaatttattgagaatttGTCAGAACTAAATGAAGGTGAAAACTTctcgaaagaagttttaaaagCCTTGTATCACTCCATCAAAACAACTCCATTAGAATGGGCTGT ggATGATGAGGAAGAGGCACCCCCTGAAGAGCACCCACCTAATCAGCCAGAACAAAGACAAAGTTTTATTGGTCATAATCCTTTCCTagag gtgCCAAATCCTAACTTTGCTACTGAATATAAAAAGGGATATGTGATGAGAAAATGTTGTATCGATCCTAATGGGAAGAAAA cTCCTATTGGAAAACGAGGATGGAAAATGTTTTATGCTGATTTACGAGATCTCGTGCTTTATTTGCACAAA GATGAGAATGGCTTTAGGAAAAATCAGTTGTATGATAGCCTTCATAATTCCATTCGAATCCATCATGCATTGGCAACGAGAGCCACTGACTATACAAAGAAACAACATGTGTTCCGCCTCCAGACTGCAGACCAAGCTGTATATCTTTTCCAAACAAG TGATTCAAAGGAACTGCAGAGTTGGATTGACACTATAAACTATGTGGCTGCTTGTTTCTCTGCTCCATCATTAGCTCCTGCAGTAGGAGCACAAAAGAAATTCCAGAGACCTCTTTTACCTGTAGCtccaacaaaattaaatttt cGAGAGCAGCTGCTTGAATTAGAAAGTAGGGTTCTGAAACTAGAAAAAGAACTTGAAGAACATTTATCGCATCCTCCTGACAAAAGTGCCAAATCTCGAGTTGTGAATGAAtatgttgaaaaagaaaattatttacaatatgaa ttaaaacgaTATAGGACATATTCCTATCTTCTACGCTCAAAGGCTGCACAATTCTCTGATCTGGAAGCACCTTTAGTTGAGTCCTCAATCGGAGAAGTGGacgaattattagaaaaaaatgaccagACCCATGCACCTCCTTCAGAAAGTTCCAACCCTGTTAAGCGCAGCTTGTCTGATCGCTTCAGTTACAGAGCCGCCATTTACAAAACAGGTCCAACTGATGATGGTGCATAA
- the LOC129981555 gene encoding PH and SEC7 domain-containing protein-like isoform X3, translating into MAASSELEALRSYVKENSSSNGHIDTQHKSDKFESNGDVRENGENIPPSPTHHIKPHTRQSDKPKFETFMMTGELIIKTKSSNTGFISPKNNFKQHEDNKPTSVSSVNSNFNKGENDVKSRGKATKREASDSHSPVAEKKGSLSYGGNFVRTSRSEDYLQKNTVSAVNIEVEEEIATSLNNLLDTNRDNLSSDRTGRSSSSPISESETNSQTSPTELSDSSESYLRNTVNDIRTGQFIHIPNSSNFEQSSDEKLVSDHTNNMITTSNRQRYAPRTIQPKQDGVTNIMIDENKIYVKVLPDQTPSDENTISSSINNKLQCNASGESPKNLKNAENDVKHDEYSGGSEEVKRCYSPEDESDVESLSSFHYSPKAVDMPSASRLAKRLFNLEGFKKSDVSRHLCKKVVAEEYLKFFDFNGETLDVALRKFLKQFCLIGETQERERVLVHFSKRYLDCNEGAFKSQDAVHTLTCALMLLNTDLHGDNVGRRMTCAEFIENLSELNEGENFSKEVLKALYHSIKTTPLEWAVDDEEEAPPEEHPPNQPEQRQSFIGHNPFLEVPNPNFATEYKKGYVMRKCCIDPNGKKTPIGKRGWKMFYADLRDLVLYLHKDENGFRKNQLYDSLHNSIRIHHALATRATDYTKKQHVFRLQTADQAVYLFQTRYSKDAKQDDSKELQSWIDTINYVAACFSAPSLAPAVGAQKKFQRPLLPVAPTKLNFREQLLELESRVLKLEKELEEHLSHPPDKSAKSRVVNEYVEKENYLQYELKRYRTYSYLLRSKAAQFSDLEAPLVESSIGEVDELLEKNDQTHAPPSESSNPVKRSLSDRFSYRAAIYKTGPTDDGA; encoded by the exons ATGGCGGCATCGAGTGAACTGGAAGCACTAAGATCATATGTGAAAGAAAACTCCTCAAGTAACGGTCACATCGATACACAACACAAATCCGATAAATTCGAATCCAATGGTGATGTCCGAGAAAATGGCGAAAACATACCTCCATCCCCAACGCACCACATTAAGCCCCACACAAGGCAGTCCGATAAACCAAAGTTTGAGACATTTATGATGACTGGAGAGCTTATCATAAAAACCAAAAGCAGCAACACTGGTTTCATTTcacccaaaaataatttcaagcagCACGAAGATAATAAACCAACTTCTGTTTCTTCGgttaattccaattttaataaag GTGAGAATGACGTGAAGAGTCGTGGAAAGGCCACAAAGCGAGAAGCATCCGATTCTCACAGTCCAGTAGCAGAAAAGAAAGGCAGCTTGAGCTATGGTGGAAACTTTGTAAGGACTTCCCGTAGTGAAGATTACCTCCAGAAAAATACTGTTTCAGCTGTGAATATCGAAGTTGAAGAAGAGATAGCCACTTCCCTTAATAACTTATTAGACACTAACAGAGACAATCTTTCATCCGATCGTACTGGGAGGTCAAGCAGCTCTCCAATTAGTGAATCTGAGACAAATTCTCAGACTAGTCCGACGGAACTCAGTGACTCCTCTGAAAGCTATTTAAGAAACACTGTGAACGATATTAGGACTGGACAGTTCATACACATTCCTAACTCTAGCAACTTTGAACAAAGCTCAGATGAAAAACTAGTCAGTGATCATACAAATAACATGATTACAACGTCTAACAGACAAAGGTACGCGCCGCGTACCATCCAACCCAAACAAGATGGTGTCACTAACATTatgattgatgaaaataaaatttatgttaaagttTTACCTGACCAAACGCCTTCTGATGAAAATACCATATCctcttctattaataataaactacAGTGCAATGCTAGTGGTGAATCGCCAAAGAACTTGAAGAATGCTGAAAATGACGTGAAACACGATGAATATTCAGGTGGTAGTGAGGAAGTTAAAAGGTGTTATTCTCCTGAGGATGAATCGGATGTTGAAAGTTTAAGTAGTTTTCACTATAGTCCAAAAGCTGTGGACATGCCATCAGCAAGCAGGCTTGCTAAAAGACTTTTTaacttagaaggttttaaaaaatcagatgtGTCGAGACATTTATGTAAAAA AGTGGTAGctgaagaatatttgaaattctttgattTCAATGGAGAAACTTTGGATGTggctttaagaaaatttttaaaacaattctgcCTTATTGGAGAGACACAAGAACGGGAGCGAGTTCTTGTTCATTTTTCTAAGAGATATCTGGACTGCAACGAGGGAGCTTTTAAGTCACAAG ATGCTGTGCATACCCTTACTTGTGCCCTAATGCTCCTAAATACCGATTTACATGGAGAC aATGTTGGTCGCCGGATGACAtgtgctgaatttattgagaatttGTCAGAACTAAATGAAGGTGAAAACTTctcgaaagaagttttaaaagCCTTGTATCACTCCATCAAAACAACTCCATTAGAATGGGCTGT ggATGATGAGGAAGAGGCACCCCCTGAAGAGCACCCACCTAATCAGCCAGAACAAAGACAAAGTTTTATTGGTCATAATCCTTTCCTagag gtgCCAAATCCTAACTTTGCTACTGAATATAAAAAGGGATATGTGATGAGAAAATGTTGTATCGATCCTAATGGGAAGAAAA cTCCTATTGGAAAACGAGGATGGAAAATGTTTTATGCTGATTTACGAGATCTCGTGCTTTATTTGCACAAA GATGAGAATGGCTTTAGGAAAAATCAGTTGTATGATAGCCTTCATAATTCCATTCGAATCCATCATGCATTGGCAACGAGAGCCACTGACTATACAAAGAAACAACATGTGTTCCGCCTCCAGACTGCAGACCAAGCTGTATATCTTTTCCAAACAAGGTACTCAAAGGATGCTAAACAAGA TGATTCAAAGGAACTGCAGAGTTGGATTGACACTATAAACTATGTGGCTGCTTGTTTCTCTGCTCCATCATTAGCTCCTGCAGTAGGAGCACAAAAGAAATTCCAGAGACCTCTTTTACCTGTAGCtccaacaaaattaaatttt cGAGAGCAGCTGCTTGAATTAGAAAGTAGGGTTCTGAAACTAGAAAAAGAACTTGAAGAACATTTATCGCATCCTCCTGACAAAAGTGCCAAATCTCGAGTTGTGAATGAAtatgttgaaaaagaaaattatttacaatatgaa ttaaaacgaTATAGGACATATTCCTATCTTCTACGCTCAAAGGCTGCACAATTCTCTGATCTGGAAGCACCTTTAGTTGAGTCCTCAATCGGAGAAGTGGacgaattattagaaaaaaatgaccagACCCATGCACCTCCTTCAGAAAGTTCCAACCCTGTTAAGCGCAGCTTGTCTGATCGCTTCAGTTACAGAGCCGCCATTTACAAAACAGGTCCAACTGATGATGGTGCATAA
- the LOC129981555 gene encoding PH and SEC7 domain-containing protein-like isoform X1, producing the protein MAASSELEALRSYVKENSSSNGHIDTQHKSDKFESNGDVRENGENIPPSPTHHIKPHTRQSDKPKFETFMMTGELIIKTKSSNTGFISPKNNFKQHEDNKPTSVSSVNSNFNKGENDVKSRGKATKREASDSHSPVAEKKGSLSYGGNFVRTSRSEDYLQKNTVSAVNIEVEEEIATSLNNLLDTNRDNLSSDRTGRSSSSPISESETNSQTSPTELSDSSESYLRNTVNDIRTGQFIHIPNSSNFEQSSDEKLVSDHTNNMITTSNRQRYAPRTIQPKQDGVTNIMIDENKIYVKVLPDQTPSDENTISSSINNKLQCNASGESPKNLKNAENDVKHDEYSGGSEEVKRCYSPEDESDVESLSSFHYSPKAVDMPSASRLAKRLFNLEGFKKSDVSRHLCKNNDFSRVVAEEYLKFFDFNGETLDVALRKFLKQFCLIGETQERERVLVHFSKRYLDCNEGAFKSQDAVHTLTCALMLLNTDLHGDNVGRRMTCAEFIENLSELNEGENFSKEVLKALYHSIKTTPLEWAVDDEEEAPPEEHPPNQPEQRQSFIGHNPFLEVPNPNFATEYKKGYVMRKCCIDPNGKKTPIGKRGWKMFYADLRDLVLYLHKDENGFRKNQLYDSLHNSIRIHHALATRATDYTKKQHVFRLQTADQAVYLFQTRYSKDAKQDDSKELQSWIDTINYVAACFSAPSLAPAVGAQKKFQRPLLPVAPTKLNFREQLLELESRVLKLEKELEEHLSHPPDKSAKSRVVNEYVEKENYLQYELKRYRTYSYLLRSKAAQFSDLEAPLVESSIGEVDELLEKNDQTHAPPSESSNPVKRSLSDRFSYRAAIYKTGPTDDGA; encoded by the exons ATGGCGGCATCGAGTGAACTGGAAGCACTAAGATCATATGTGAAAGAAAACTCCTCAAGTAACGGTCACATCGATACACAACACAAATCCGATAAATTCGAATCCAATGGTGATGTCCGAGAAAATGGCGAAAACATACCTCCATCCCCAACGCACCACATTAAGCCCCACACAAGGCAGTCCGATAAACCAAAGTTTGAGACATTTATGATGACTGGAGAGCTTATCATAAAAACCAAAAGCAGCAACACTGGTTTCATTTcacccaaaaataatttcaagcagCACGAAGATAATAAACCAACTTCTGTTTCTTCGgttaattccaattttaataaag GTGAGAATGACGTGAAGAGTCGTGGAAAGGCCACAAAGCGAGAAGCATCCGATTCTCACAGTCCAGTAGCAGAAAAGAAAGGCAGCTTGAGCTATGGTGGAAACTTTGTAAGGACTTCCCGTAGTGAAGATTACCTCCAGAAAAATACTGTTTCAGCTGTGAATATCGAAGTTGAAGAAGAGATAGCCACTTCCCTTAATAACTTATTAGACACTAACAGAGACAATCTTTCATCCGATCGTACTGGGAGGTCAAGCAGCTCTCCAATTAGTGAATCTGAGACAAATTCTCAGACTAGTCCGACGGAACTCAGTGACTCCTCTGAAAGCTATTTAAGAAACACTGTGAACGATATTAGGACTGGACAGTTCATACACATTCCTAACTCTAGCAACTTTGAACAAAGCTCAGATGAAAAACTAGTCAGTGATCATACAAATAACATGATTACAACGTCTAACAGACAAAGGTACGCGCCGCGTACCATCCAACCCAAACAAGATGGTGTCACTAACATTatgattgatgaaaataaaatttatgttaaagttTTACCTGACCAAACGCCTTCTGATGAAAATACCATATCctcttctattaataataaactacAGTGCAATGCTAGTGGTGAATCGCCAAAGAACTTGAAGAATGCTGAAAATGACGTGAAACACGATGAATATTCAGGTGGTAGTGAGGAAGTTAAAAGGTGTTATTCTCCTGAGGATGAATCGGATGTTGAAAGTTTAAGTAGTTTTCACTATAGTCCAAAAGCTGTGGACATGCCATCAGCAAGCAGGCTTGCTAAAAGACTTTTTaacttagaaggttttaaaaaatcagatgtGTCGAGACATTTATGTAAAAA TAATGATTTTAGCAGAGTGGTAGctgaagaatatttgaaattctttgattTCAATGGAGAAACTTTGGATGTggctttaagaaaatttttaaaacaattctgcCTTATTGGAGAGACACAAGAACGGGAGCGAGTTCTTGTTCATTTTTCTAAGAGATATCTGGACTGCAACGAGGGAGCTTTTAAGTCACAAG ATGCTGTGCATACCCTTACTTGTGCCCTAATGCTCCTAAATACCGATTTACATGGAGAC aATGTTGGTCGCCGGATGACAtgtgctgaatttattgagaatttGTCAGAACTAAATGAAGGTGAAAACTTctcgaaagaagttttaaaagCCTTGTATCACTCCATCAAAACAACTCCATTAGAATGGGCTGT ggATGATGAGGAAGAGGCACCCCCTGAAGAGCACCCACCTAATCAGCCAGAACAAAGACAAAGTTTTATTGGTCATAATCCTTTCCTagag gtgCCAAATCCTAACTTTGCTACTGAATATAAAAAGGGATATGTGATGAGAAAATGTTGTATCGATCCTAATGGGAAGAAAA cTCCTATTGGAAAACGAGGATGGAAAATGTTTTATGCTGATTTACGAGATCTCGTGCTTTATTTGCACAAA GATGAGAATGGCTTTAGGAAAAATCAGTTGTATGATAGCCTTCATAATTCCATTCGAATCCATCATGCATTGGCAACGAGAGCCACTGACTATACAAAGAAACAACATGTGTTCCGCCTCCAGACTGCAGACCAAGCTGTATATCTTTTCCAAACAAGGTACTCAAAGGATGCTAAACAAGA TGATTCAAAGGAACTGCAGAGTTGGATTGACACTATAAACTATGTGGCTGCTTGTTTCTCTGCTCCATCATTAGCTCCTGCAGTAGGAGCACAAAAGAAATTCCAGAGACCTCTTTTACCTGTAGCtccaacaaaattaaatttt cGAGAGCAGCTGCTTGAATTAGAAAGTAGGGTTCTGAAACTAGAAAAAGAACTTGAAGAACATTTATCGCATCCTCCTGACAAAAGTGCCAAATCTCGAGTTGTGAATGAAtatgttgaaaaagaaaattatttacaatatgaa ttaaaacgaTATAGGACATATTCCTATCTTCTACGCTCAAAGGCTGCACAATTCTCTGATCTGGAAGCACCTTTAGTTGAGTCCTCAATCGGAGAAGTGGacgaattattagaaaaaaatgaccagACCCATGCACCTCCTTCAGAAAGTTCCAACCCTGTTAAGCGCAGCTTGTCTGATCGCTTCAGTTACAGAGCCGCCATTTACAAAACAGGTCCAACTGATGATGGTGCATAA